The nucleotide window GCGGCCGACACCGTCGTCTTCGCCACGACCGCCCTGGAGCCCTATGTCACCGCGCCGTTCAGGCCCGGTCAGCTCGTCCTCCACATCTCCCTGCGCGACCTCGCGCCCGAGGTGATCCTGGCGGCGGACAACATCCTCGACGACGTCGAACACTGCCTCAAGGCCCACACGTCACCGCATCTGGCCGAGCAGCGCTCCGGCTCCCGCGACTTCGTGACCGGAACCCTCGCCGGAGTGCTGAACGGCGAGGTGAAGCTCTCCCCGGAACGCCCGGTGATCTTCTCGCCGTTCGGCCTGGGCGTGCTGGACCTGGCCGTGGGCGCCTTCGTCCTCGGCGCGGCCCGCGAGGACGGCACCACCATCGAGGTGCCCAACTTCTTCGGGGAGACGCGCCGGTGGTGAGCCACATATCCCCTTCCGTCAGCCACATATCCCCCTCTGTCGCCCTCGTGGGTGCCGGCTCGCGGGGGCTGGGCGTCTTCGAGCGGCTGGTCGCACACTGTCTGGATCGGCCGGCTCCGCTCACCGTCCACCTCATCGACCCCCAGCCCTTCGGCGCCGGATTCCATCTGCCCGTCCAGCCCGACCACCTCCTGCTCAACACCGTCTGCGGACAGCTCACCGCCTTCGCCGACGCGCAGATGGTGGACGGCCCCGTTCCGGTCCGTGGCCCGTCGCTCCACGCGTGGTGCCGGAGCCGGGATCTGCGGCTGGCGGACGACGGCTACACCGTGCGCGCGGGAGAGGGACGGGAGATCCAGCCCGGCGACTTCCTGCCGCGGCGGCTGCTGAGCGAGTATCTCGCCTGGGCCGCGGGAGAGATCGCCGACGCGGCGCCCGAGTGCCTGACCCTGATCCGGCACCGTACGACCGCCGTCGACATCCTCCCCGGCGGGCCCCGCACCGAGACGGTCGTCCTCGCCGACGGCGGCCGCATCGAGGCCGACGCCGTGTTCGTCACCGTCGGCCACCACTCGCTGTATCTGCCCGTGGCGCCGGCGCCCGATCCCCGACTGGTCACCCGCCCCTACCCGTTGCCAGCGGCGCTCGACAGCATCGGGCCGGGCGAGCGGGTCGCCGTCCTCGGCATGGGGCTGGCCGCCATGGACGTGCTCGCCACGCTGACGCTGGGCCGCGGCGGCAAGCACCTCGCGGGCCCGGAGGGGTTGCGCTATCTGCCCAGCGGGCGAGAGCCCTCGATCGTCCTCACCAACCGCTCCGGGATGCCCTCGCGCAGCCGCCCCCGCCTCCACCCGGGGCGGACCCGCTTCGCGCCGCTGGCGCTGACCACCCGGCGCCTCGACGAGATCCGGGCCGGCACGCCGGACGGCCGCCTCGGCTTCACCCGCGACGTGCTGCCGCTGATCGAAGCCGAGATGGAACTCGCCTACTACCGCACCCTGCTGGCCCGCGCGCACGGCGACGCCCTGAGCGCCGGACAGGAGCTGGACCGGCGCTGCGCACGCGACGGCCACCCGGCGCTGCTCGGGGAACTGCGCGCGGAGTTCGGCCCCTGCCCGGTGACCGGCCTGCTGTCGGCTGACCTCACCGACCGGCAGTGGACGGGCCACGACGCCTATCGCGACTGGTTCACCGCGGAGGTCGCCGCCGACCTGGCCGAGGCCAGGGAAGGCCTCGGCGCCGCCCCGCTGAAGGAAGCCCTGGAAGTCCTGCGCGACCACCGCGATGTCCTGCGCGCGGTCATCGACCCGCCCGGCGTCGACGACGCCTCGCTGGCCGCGTTCTTCGGGGAATTCGCCCCGACGGTGAACCGGCTGGTGATCGGCCCGCAGCTGGACCGGTCGGCGGAGCTGCTCTCGCTGCTCGACGCCGGGATCGTCCGGCTCGGCCCCGGCCCGCGGCCCAAGCTCGTCGCACCGGCCGGCCAGGGCCCCTGGCGGCTGGAATCCACCTGCCTGGCCCAGCCGTTGCGGATGGAGGTCGACCACGTCGTACAGGCGCATGTGAGCGAGCCCGGCGCGGACCGGGTGGCCGGCTCCCTGCTCGGCACGCTCGTCGCCGCCGGCCGCGTCCGCACCCTCGCCCACCGCGGAGCGGCCGTGCACGGGCTGGACGTCACCCGCCAGGGACAGGGCGTCGACCGCACGGGCACACCGCGGCCGCGGCTGTTCTTCCTCGGGCCGCACACCGAGGGATCCAGCTACTACAACCACTACGTCCCCTCGCCCGGCGTGCCCTCGCGCGCACTGCTGGACGCCGAACTCGCCCTGCGCACCGCCCTGCCGTCTCTGATCACGAGGACCCGATGAACACCAGCGAGACCTACACGCCCTGGACCCAGGAGTACCGTCCCGAGACCCGCGCCGCACAGGGCGACGGCCGGCGCTGCCCGACCACCGGCGTCGTGCCACCCCCGATCAGCCTGGGCGTCACCTACGCACGCGACAGCGACTACCGGTCGCCGGCCGGGCTCGCGTACCTGCGCGACCAGGGCACACCCGGATACGAGCAGGCCGAGCAGGTGGTGGCGGGTCTGGAGGGCGGCTCGGACGCGCTGCTCTTCTCCTCCGGGATGGCCGCCGCCACCGCCGTCTTCCAGGTACTGCCGGCCGGCGCGCGGGTCGTGGTCCCGCAGACCATGTACTTCGGTCTCACCAAGTGGCTGCGCGAATTCGGCCCGCAGCGCGGCCTGGAGGTGGTCCAGGCGCCCATGAACGACCTGGCCGCGGTGGCGGCCGCGGTGGACGCCGCCCCGACCGCCCTGGTGTGGGCGGAATCCCCGGCGAACCCCACGTGGCTGGTCACCGACCTCGCCGGCTGCGCCGAGATCGCCCACCGGGCCGGTGCGCTCTTCGGCGTCGACAACACCGTCCCCACCCCGGTGCACGCCCGGCCGTTCGACCTCGGCGCCGACCTGGTCATGCATTCGGGTACCAAGTACCTCAACGGCCACACCGATGTCGTCGCCGGACTGCTCGTCAAGGCGCCGCGGAGCACCGAGGCCCGGGACGCCGTCTGGGAGCGGCTGCGGCTGCACCGCCGGCTGACCGGCCCGATCCTCGGCCCGCTGGAGACCTACCTCCTGGTGCGGGGCATCCGCACGCTCTTCCCCCGCATGCGCCAGATCTCCGCCACGGCGATGGCGGTGGCCGAGCACTTCGCCGCGCATCCCCTGATCCGGCGGGTCGCCTACCCGGGACTTCCCACCGACCCGGGACACGAGATCGCCGCCCGCCAGATGACCGGCGGATTCAGCGGCATGCTCTCCCTGCACGTCGACGGCGCGTGGCAGCAGTCCCTGCGCACCGCCAACCACTGCGAACTCTTCATCCGCGCCACGTCGTTGGGCGGTGTGGAGAGTCTGATCGAACACCGCTATACCTTCGAAGGGCCGGACAGCACTTCACCGAAGGACATGCTGCGCCTGTCCATAGGTCTGGAGAGCCCCGCAGACCTCGTCGCCGACCTCGAACAGGCCCTCGAAAAGGCCGTGAAGGAAGACCGTTGAGCGCACAGACCCCCACTCCCCACCCCGACGCCGCACCGCCGGACAGGGCGGGTCCGCAGGGCGCGGCGGACGCGTCCCCGGACGGCGGACCCCGGCCGGGGTTCTTGCACGATGTCTCGCTGTCCGCGGTGCTGGCCGGCTTCGTCGCCGTCGTCGTGTCCTACTCCGGACCGCTCGTCATCGTGCTCGCGGCGGCCTCCGCCGGGCACCTGAACACCGCACAGACCAGCTCCTGGGTGTGGGCCATCTCCATCGGCAGCGGTCTGACCTGCATCGCGCTGAGCCTGCGCACCAAGATGCCGGTGATCACCGCCTGGTCGACACCGGGCGCGGCCCTGCTGGTCACGAGCCTGGGGGCGTACTCCTACGCGGAGGCCGTCGGGGCCTTCCTCGTCACCGGCGTGGTGATCACTCTCGTCGGTCTGACCGGGGTGTTCGGCAGGCTGATGCGGCAGGTGCCCACCGCTGTCGTCTCCGCGATGCTCGCCGGCATCCTGTTCTCCTTCGGCACCGGAGTGTTCACCTCGCTCAAGACCGCACCGCTCCTCGCCGGTTCGGTGCTGCTCGCCTACCTCCTGGCGAAGCGCTGGCTGCCCCGCTACGCCGTCCTCGTGGCCCTGGCGGTGGGTGTCGCGGCCAGTGCGGCCGGCTCCCGGCTGGACATCCATCTGGACCGGATCGAGCTGGCCAGGCCGGTCCTGACGGCCCCGGACTTCTCGGTCGCCTCGCTCATCGGGATCGCGGTGCCGATGATCCTGGCGACACTCGCTTCGCAGAACGCACCGGGCATGGCCGTGCTCACCGCGTCCGGCTACCGGCCCCAGGACCGTCTGCTGATCGGCTCCACGGGCCTGGTCTCCACGGTGCTGGCGCCGTTCGGCTCCCACGCCATCAACCTCGCGGCGATCACCGCGGCCATCTGCACCGGCCCCGAATCCCACCGCGATCCGAAGCGCCGGTACGTGGCCGGGGTCTCCTGCGGCGCGTTCTACCTCCTCATCGGGGCGTTCGGCTCCACGCTGGTGGTGCTGTTCGCCGGACTTCCCAAGGAACTCGTGGCGGCGGTCGCCGGGGTGGCGCTGCTCGGTGCCCTGGCCGGCGGCCTGACCGGGGCGGTCAAGGAGGAGAAGGACCGCGAGGCGGCACTGATCACCTTCCTCGCCACCGCCTCCGGCGTCAGCCTCTTCGGCATCGGATCCGCCTTCTGGGGGCTGCTCTTCGGCGTGCTCGCGCATGTGGTCCTGACCCGCTGGCGCCGTACGCCGACGGCCGCCGCGGCATGATCCGGGTCGGCCTGCACGGGCGGCGCGCCACGCCGTGCGGGTGCCCCCGCGGGCCCGCCGGACACCTCCGGGTGCCCGGCGCGGCCCGCGAGGGCAGCTGTCGGCCGTGAGCTCAGGACGAGCCGGACCCCGCCCCCTCCTGCGTCAGTTTCGTCACCTTCTGCGGCAGCGAGCCCGCACCGTCGGCGCGCGGGGGAACGGCGGTGGACGCGGCGGACGCGCCGGACGTGGCGGTCTTGAGGCTGTCGAGGATGGCCATCCCCTGGCCGACGATGCCGGAGACGATCTCGTTCATGCCGTCGGTGCCGTTGAGCACCGTCAGCCGGGAGCCCGAGATGCCCTCGGCGGCCGCCCGGGCGAGCGTGGGGAGGTTCTCGACGGTGCGGTTGGCGGCGATCAGCTCCTGGTTGCCGTCCCGCAGCGAGGCCGCGAGCGCCGTGTTCGCGTCGGCCCGCGCCTGGGCCACGGCCCGTTCGGAGTAGGCGTGCGCGTCCGCCTCGAACCGGACCTGGTCACGGCCCGCCTCCGCCAGGGTGCGCAGCCGGTAGGCCTCGGCGTCCGCCGGGCGGCGCACCTCGGCCTCCAGCCGCTGGGCGGCCAGCGAGGCCTGCCGCTGGGCCAGCGCGGTCTGCTCCTCGATGACCTCTTGCGAGGCCCTGGCCTGCGACAGCGGTCCGGCCTGTGCGGCCCGGGCGTTGGACTGCTCGGTCTCGGCGAGGAACCCGGCCCGTTTGATCGCGGTGTCCCGCTCGTACTCGGCCTTGAGCGCCGCCGCCTGCTGCTCCCGCTCGGTGGCCTCCTGGTCGGCCTTGGCCTGCGCGATCCGGGCCGCGCTGGCGACCGCCGCGGCGTGCGGGGCGGCGAGATTGGTGATGTATCCGGAGGTGTCGGCGATCTCCTGGATCTGCAGGGCGTCGACGACGATGCCGAGCTTCTCCATCTCGGAGTGACTGCCGTCCTTGACCTCCTGGGCGACCCGGTCCCGCTCCCGGATGATCTGCTCGACGGTC belongs to Streptomyces sp. NBC_01454 and includes:
- a CDS encoding FAD/NAD(P)-binding protein, whose protein sequence is MSHISPSVSHISPSVALVGAGSRGLGVFERLVAHCLDRPAPLTVHLIDPQPFGAGFHLPVQPDHLLLNTVCGQLTAFADAQMVDGPVPVRGPSLHAWCRSRDLRLADDGYTVRAGEGREIQPGDFLPRRLLSEYLAWAAGEIADAAPECLTLIRHRTTAVDILPGGPRTETVVLADGGRIEADAVFVTVGHHSLYLPVAPAPDPRLVTRPYPLPAALDSIGPGERVAVLGMGLAAMDVLATLTLGRGGKHLAGPEGLRYLPSGREPSIVLTNRSGMPSRSRPRLHPGRTRFAPLALTTRRLDEIRAGTPDGRLGFTRDVLPLIEAEMELAYYRTLLARAHGDALSAGQELDRRCARDGHPALLGELRAEFGPCPVTGLLSADLTDRQWTGHDAYRDWFTAEVAADLAEAREGLGAAPLKEALEVLRDHRDVLRAVIDPPGVDDASLAAFFGEFAPTVNRLVIGPQLDRSAELLSLLDAGIVRLGPGPRPKLVAPAGQGPWRLESTCLAQPLRMEVDHVVQAHVSEPGADRVAGSLLGTLVAAGRVRTLAHRGAAVHGLDVTRQGQGVDRTGTPRPRLFFLGPHTEGSSYYNHYVPSPGVPSRALLDAELALRTALPSLITRTR
- a CDS encoding trans-sulfuration enzyme family protein, whose translation is MNTSETYTPWTQEYRPETRAAQGDGRRCPTTGVVPPPISLGVTYARDSDYRSPAGLAYLRDQGTPGYEQAEQVVAGLEGGSDALLFSSGMAAATAVFQVLPAGARVVVPQTMYFGLTKWLREFGPQRGLEVVQAPMNDLAAVAAAVDAAPTALVWAESPANPTWLVTDLAGCAEIAHRAGALFGVDNTVPTPVHARPFDLGADLVMHSGTKYLNGHTDVVAGLLVKAPRSTEARDAVWERLRLHRRLTGPILGPLETYLLVRGIRTLFPRMRQISATAMAVAEHFAAHPLIRRVAYPGLPTDPGHEIAARQMTGGFSGMLSLHVDGAWQQSLRTANHCELFIRATSLGGVESLIEHRYTFEGPDSTSPKDMLRLSIGLESPADLVADLEQALEKAVKEDR
- a CDS encoding benzoate/H(+) symporter BenE family transporter — its product is MSAQTPTPHPDAAPPDRAGPQGAADASPDGGPRPGFLHDVSLSAVLAGFVAVVVSYSGPLVIVLAAASAGHLNTAQTSSWVWAISIGSGLTCIALSLRTKMPVITAWSTPGAALLVTSLGAYSYAEAVGAFLVTGVVITLVGLTGVFGRLMRQVPTAVVSAMLAGILFSFGTGVFTSLKTAPLLAGSVLLAYLLAKRWLPRYAVLVALAVGVAASAAGSRLDIHLDRIELARPVLTAPDFSVASLIGIAVPMILATLASQNAPGMAVLTASGYRPQDRLLIGSTGLVSTVLAPFGSHAINLAAITAAICTGPESHRDPKRRYVAGVSCGAFYLLIGAFGSTLVVLFAGLPKELVAAVAGVALLGALAGGLTGAVKEEKDREAALITFLATASGVSLFGIGSAFWGLLFGVLAHVVLTRWRRTPTAAAA
- a CDS encoding SPFH domain-containing protein, coding for MLFWHVPAPNQALLISGSKRRAGDAQFRIVTGHGCWVMPVKQKTSLLSLSLRESEISEDCVTQQGIRIGVRAVAVFKVGDDPTSIANAARRFLDEQATMEELVGRIFAGHLRSIVGGLTVEQIIRERDRVAQEVKDGSHSEMEKLGIVVDALQIQEIADTSGYITNLAAPHAAAVASAARIAQAKADQEATEREQQAAALKAEYERDTAIKRAGFLAETEQSNARAAQAGPLSQARASQEVIEEQTALAQRQASLAAQRLEAEVRRPADAEAYRLRTLAEAGRDQVRFEADAHAYSERAVAQARADANTALAASLRDGNQELIAANRTVENLPTLARAAAEGISGSRLTVLNGTDGMNEIVSGIVGQGMAILDSLKTATSGASAASTAVPPRADGAGSLPQKVTKLTQEGAGSGSS